The Tursiops truncatus isolate mTurTru1 chromosome 6, mTurTru1.mat.Y, whole genome shotgun sequence genome includes a window with the following:
- the SPMIP6 gene encoding sperm microtubule inner protein 6 isoform X8, with protein MFLFSHKTKTPISTYSDSYKDPTSIKEGYKDPPLWAWEANRFVTPGLTQTVQRHVDPEAQQKTVKCAVQDYRYKNSIPGHPYLPEKYWLSQEEADKCNPNHLCGNQYNTWKMGPYNCTGWNKCATYLPRLPKEAGMETVVRGMPLVYPPKPERLNAYEREVVVNMLNSLSRNKPLPEITPRCGCVDPLPGRLPCQGYESACSGRHCLLGMDYCVAGPPCTERRLRLLRTERPTECIALQAPAGNAMCCYNSPAVILPLSEP; from the exons ATGTTCCTCTTTTCCCACAAGACTAAGACCCCCATCAGCACCTACAGTGACTCCTACAAGGATCCTACCTCCATCAAGGAGGGCTATAAGGACCCACCTCTGTGGGCCTGGGAAGCCAACAGGTTTGTGACTCCG GGCCTGACTCAGACTGTGCAGCGCCATGTGGATCCTGAAGCCCAGCAGAAGACGGTCAAGTGTGCTGTGCAGGACTACCGCTATAAGAATTCCATACCAGGCCACCCCTACTTGCCTGAGAAATACTGGCTGTCTCAAGAGGAAG CAGACAAATGCAACCCAAACCACCTGTGCGGTAACCAGTACAATACATGGAAGATGGGACCTTACAACTGTACGGGCTGGAACAAATGTGCCACATACCTTCCTCGCCTGCCTAAG GAGGCCGGGATGGAGACAGTAGTTCGAGGAATGCCCTTGGTGTACCCTCCTAAGCCGGAGCGACTCAACGCCTACG AGCGCGAGGTAGTGGTGAACATGCTGAACTCGCTGTCACGGAACAAGCCGCTGCCAGAGATCACGCCCCGCTGTGGGTGTGTGGACCCGCTGCCGGGCCGCCTGCCCTGCCAGGGTTATGAAAGCGCTTGCTCGGGCCGCCACTGTCTGCTTGGCATGGACTACTGCGTCGCCGGGCCACCATGCACCGAACGTCGCCTGCGGCTTTTGCGCACGGAGCGGCCGACT GAGTGTATCGCCCTGCAAGCACCGGCCGGGAATGCAATGTGCTGTTATAACTCCCCCGCCGTCATACTACCCTTGTCCGAACCTTAG
- the SPMIP6 gene encoding sperm microtubule inner protein 6 isoform X2, with amino-acid sequence MFLFSHKTKTPISTYSDSYKDPTSIKEGYKDPPLWAWEANRFVTPGLTQTVQRHVDPEAQQKTVKCAVQDYRYKNSIPGHPYLPEKYWLSQEEDKCNPNHLCGNQYNTWKMGPYNCTGWNKCATYLPRLPKEAGMETVVRGMPLVYPPKPERLNAYGNGWWDSGGKCVGQKDGGMETREREVVVNMLNSLSRNKPLPEITPRCGCVDPLPGRLPCQGYESACSGRHCLLGMDYCVAGPPCTERRLRLLRTERPTARSVSPCKHRPGMQCAVITPPPSYYPCPNLRWDTSHFKKTGGAQRNNYVVHPEFVSETYPDYHCR; translated from the exons ATGTTCCTCTTTTCCCACAAGACTAAGACCCCCATCAGCACCTACAGTGACTCCTACAAGGATCCTACCTCCATCAAGGAGGGCTATAAGGACCCACCTCTGTGGGCCTGGGAAGCCAACAGGTTTGTGACTCCG GGCCTGACTCAGACTGTGCAGCGCCATGTGGATCCTGAAGCCCAGCAGAAGACGGTCAAGTGTGCTGTGCAGGACTACCGCTATAAGAATTCCATACCAGGCCACCCCTACTTGCCTGAGAAATACTGGCTGTCTCAAGAGGAAG ACAAATGCAACCCAAACCACCTGTGCGGTAACCAGTACAATACATGGAAGATGGGACCTTACAACTGTACGGGCTGGAACAAATGTGCCACATACCTTCCTCGCCTGCCTAAG GAGGCCGGGATGGAGACAGTAGTTCGAGGAATGCCCTTGGTGTACCCTCCTAAGCCGGAGCGACTCAACGCCTACGGTAACGGATGGTGGGACAGTGGAGGAAAATGTGTAGGCCAGAAGGACGGAGGGATGGAGACCCGAG AGCGCGAGGTAGTGGTGAACATGCTGAACTCGCTGTCACGGAACAAGCCGCTGCCAGAGATCACGCCCCGCTGTGGGTGTGTGGACCCGCTGCCGGGCCGCCTGCCCTGCCAGGGTTATGAAAGCGCTTGCTCGGGCCGCCACTGTCTGCTTGGCATGGACTACTGCGTCGCCGGGCCACCATGCACCGAACGTCGCCTGCGGCTTTTGCGCACGGAGCGGCCGACTGCAAG GAGTGTATCGCCCTGCAAGCACCGGCCGGGAATGCAATGTGCTGTTATAACTCCCCCGCCGTCATACTACCCTTGTCCGAACCTTAG ATGGGACACAAGTCACTTCAAGAAGACCGGTGGCGCCCAGAGAAACAACTACGTCGTCCACCCTGAGTTTGTGTCTGAGACCTATCCTGACTACCACTGCCGGTAG
- the SPMIP6 gene encoding sperm microtubule inner protein 6 isoform X1, whose protein sequence is MFLFSHKTKTPISTYSDSYKDPTSIKEGYKDPPLWAWEANRFVTPGLTQTVQRHVDPEAQQKTVKCAVQDYRYKNSIPGHPYLPEKYWLSQEEADKCNPNHLCGNQYNTWKMGPYNCTGWNKCATYLPRLPKEAGMETVVRGMPLVYPPKPERLNAYGNGWWDSGGKCVGQKDGGMETREREVVVNMLNSLSRNKPLPEITPRCGCVDPLPGRLPCQGYESACSGRHCLLGMDYCVAGPPCTERRLRLLRTERPTARSVSPCKHRPGMQCAVITPPPSYYPCPNLRWDTSHFKKTGGAQRNNYVVHPEFVSETYPDYHCR, encoded by the exons ATGTTCCTCTTTTCCCACAAGACTAAGACCCCCATCAGCACCTACAGTGACTCCTACAAGGATCCTACCTCCATCAAGGAGGGCTATAAGGACCCACCTCTGTGGGCCTGGGAAGCCAACAGGTTTGTGACTCCG GGCCTGACTCAGACTGTGCAGCGCCATGTGGATCCTGAAGCCCAGCAGAAGACGGTCAAGTGTGCTGTGCAGGACTACCGCTATAAGAATTCCATACCAGGCCACCCCTACTTGCCTGAGAAATACTGGCTGTCTCAAGAGGAAG CAGACAAATGCAACCCAAACCACCTGTGCGGTAACCAGTACAATACATGGAAGATGGGACCTTACAACTGTACGGGCTGGAACAAATGTGCCACATACCTTCCTCGCCTGCCTAAG GAGGCCGGGATGGAGACAGTAGTTCGAGGAATGCCCTTGGTGTACCCTCCTAAGCCGGAGCGACTCAACGCCTACGGTAACGGATGGTGGGACAGTGGAGGAAAATGTGTAGGCCAGAAGGACGGAGGGATGGAGACCCGAG AGCGCGAGGTAGTGGTGAACATGCTGAACTCGCTGTCACGGAACAAGCCGCTGCCAGAGATCACGCCCCGCTGTGGGTGTGTGGACCCGCTGCCGGGCCGCCTGCCCTGCCAGGGTTATGAAAGCGCTTGCTCGGGCCGCCACTGTCTGCTTGGCATGGACTACTGCGTCGCCGGGCCACCATGCACCGAACGTCGCCTGCGGCTTTTGCGCACGGAGCGGCCGACTGCAAG GAGTGTATCGCCCTGCAAGCACCGGCCGGGAATGCAATGTGCTGTTATAACTCCCCCGCCGTCATACTACCCTTGTCCGAACCTTAG ATGGGACACAAGTCACTTCAAGAAGACCGGTGGCGCCCAGAGAAACAACTACGTCGTCCACCCTGAGTTTGTGTCTGAGACCTATCCTGACTACCACTGCCGGTAG
- the SPMIP6 gene encoding sperm microtubule inner protein 6 isoform X7: MGPYNCTGWNKCATYLPRLPKEAGMETVVRGMPLVYPPKPERLNAYGNGWWDSGGKCVGQKDGGMETREREVVVNMLNSLSRNKPLPEITPRCGCVDPLPGRLPCQGYESACSGRHCLLGMDYCVAGPPCTERRLRLLRTERPTARSVSPCKHRPGMQCAVITPPPSYYPCPNLRWDTSHFKKTGGAQRNNYVVHPEFVSETYPDYHCR, from the exons ATGGGACCTTACAACTGTACGGGCTGGAACAAATGTGCCACATACCTTCCTCGCCTGCCTAAG GAGGCCGGGATGGAGACAGTAGTTCGAGGAATGCCCTTGGTGTACCCTCCTAAGCCGGAGCGACTCAACGCCTACGGTAACGGATGGTGGGACAGTGGAGGAAAATGTGTAGGCCAGAAGGACGGAGGGATGGAGACCCGAG AGCGCGAGGTAGTGGTGAACATGCTGAACTCGCTGTCACGGAACAAGCCGCTGCCAGAGATCACGCCCCGCTGTGGGTGTGTGGACCCGCTGCCGGGCCGCCTGCCCTGCCAGGGTTATGAAAGCGCTTGCTCGGGCCGCCACTGTCTGCTTGGCATGGACTACTGCGTCGCCGGGCCACCATGCACCGAACGTCGCCTGCGGCTTTTGCGCACGGAGCGGCCGACTGCAAG GAGTGTATCGCCCTGCAAGCACCGGCCGGGAATGCAATGTGCTGTTATAACTCCCCCGCCGTCATACTACCCTTGTCCGAACCTTAG ATGGGACACAAGTCACTTCAAGAAGACCGGTGGCGCCCAGAGAAACAACTACGTCGTCCACCCTGAGTTTGTGTCTGAGACCTATCCTGACTACCACTGCCGGTAG
- the SPMIP6 gene encoding sperm microtubule inner protein 6 isoform X5 yields MFLFSHKTKTPISTYSDSYKDPTSIKEGYKDPPLWAWEANRFVTPGLTQTVQRHVDPEAQQKTVKCAVQDYRYKNSIPGHPYLPEKYWLSQEEADKCNPNHLCGNQYNTWKMGPYNCTGWNKCATYLPRLPKEAGMETVVRGMPLVYPPKPERLNAYGNGWWDSGGKCVGQKDGGMETREREVVVNMLNSLSRNKPLPEITPRCGCVDPLPGRLPCQGYESACSGRHCLLGMDYCVAGPPCTERRLRLLRTERPTARWDTSHFKKTGGAQRNNYVVHPEFVSETYPDYHCR; encoded by the exons ATGTTCCTCTTTTCCCACAAGACTAAGACCCCCATCAGCACCTACAGTGACTCCTACAAGGATCCTACCTCCATCAAGGAGGGCTATAAGGACCCACCTCTGTGGGCCTGGGAAGCCAACAGGTTTGTGACTCCG GGCCTGACTCAGACTGTGCAGCGCCATGTGGATCCTGAAGCCCAGCAGAAGACGGTCAAGTGTGCTGTGCAGGACTACCGCTATAAGAATTCCATACCAGGCCACCCCTACTTGCCTGAGAAATACTGGCTGTCTCAAGAGGAAG CAGACAAATGCAACCCAAACCACCTGTGCGGTAACCAGTACAATACATGGAAGATGGGACCTTACAACTGTACGGGCTGGAACAAATGTGCCACATACCTTCCTCGCCTGCCTAAG GAGGCCGGGATGGAGACAGTAGTTCGAGGAATGCCCTTGGTGTACCCTCCTAAGCCGGAGCGACTCAACGCCTACGGTAACGGATGGTGGGACAGTGGAGGAAAATGTGTAGGCCAGAAGGACGGAGGGATGGAGACCCGAG AGCGCGAGGTAGTGGTGAACATGCTGAACTCGCTGTCACGGAACAAGCCGCTGCCAGAGATCACGCCCCGCTGTGGGTGTGTGGACCCGCTGCCGGGCCGCCTGCCCTGCCAGGGTTATGAAAGCGCTTGCTCGGGCCGCCACTGTCTGCTTGGCATGGACTACTGCGTCGCCGGGCCACCATGCACCGAACGTCGCCTGCGGCTTTTGCGCACGGAGCGGCCGACTGCAAG ATGGGACACAAGTCACTTCAAGAAGACCGGTGGCGCCCAGAGAAACAACTACGTCGTCCACCCTGAGTTTGTGTCTGAGACCTATCCTGACTACCACTGCCGGTAG
- the SPMIP6 gene encoding sperm microtubule inner protein 6 isoform X4, whose translation MLGSKSEPWMEEKEKRGLTQTVQRHVDPEAQQKTVKCAVQDYRYKNSIPGHPYLPEKYWLSQEEADKCNPNHLCGNQYNTWKMGPYNCTGWNKCATYLPRLPKEAGMETVVRGMPLVYPPKPERLNAYGNGWWDSGGKCVGQKDGGMETREREVVVNMLNSLSRNKPLPEITPRCGCVDPLPGRLPCQGYESACSGRHCLLGMDYCVAGPPCTERRLRLLRTERPTARSVSPCKHRPGMQCAVITPPPSYYPCPNLRWDTSHFKKTGGAQRNNYVVHPEFVSETYPDYHCR comes from the exons ATGTTGGGTTCCAAGTCCGAGCCTTggatggaagaaaaggagaaaagg GGCCTGACTCAGACTGTGCAGCGCCATGTGGATCCTGAAGCCCAGCAGAAGACGGTCAAGTGTGCTGTGCAGGACTACCGCTATAAGAATTCCATACCAGGCCACCCCTACTTGCCTGAGAAATACTGGCTGTCTCAAGAGGAAG CAGACAAATGCAACCCAAACCACCTGTGCGGTAACCAGTACAATACATGGAAGATGGGACCTTACAACTGTACGGGCTGGAACAAATGTGCCACATACCTTCCTCGCCTGCCTAAG GAGGCCGGGATGGAGACAGTAGTTCGAGGAATGCCCTTGGTGTACCCTCCTAAGCCGGAGCGACTCAACGCCTACGGTAACGGATGGTGGGACAGTGGAGGAAAATGTGTAGGCCAGAAGGACGGAGGGATGGAGACCCGAG AGCGCGAGGTAGTGGTGAACATGCTGAACTCGCTGTCACGGAACAAGCCGCTGCCAGAGATCACGCCCCGCTGTGGGTGTGTGGACCCGCTGCCGGGCCGCCTGCCCTGCCAGGGTTATGAAAGCGCTTGCTCGGGCCGCCACTGTCTGCTTGGCATGGACTACTGCGTCGCCGGGCCACCATGCACCGAACGTCGCCTGCGGCTTTTGCGCACGGAGCGGCCGACTGCAAG GAGTGTATCGCCCTGCAAGCACCGGCCGGGAATGCAATGTGCTGTTATAACTCCCCCGCCGTCATACTACCCTTGTCCGAACCTTAG ATGGGACACAAGTCACTTCAAGAAGACCGGTGGCGCCCAGAGAAACAACTACGTCGTCCACCCTGAGTTTGTGTCTGAGACCTATCCTGACTACCACTGCCGGTAG
- the SPMIP6 gene encoding sperm microtubule inner protein 6 isoform X6, producing MERSGLTQTVQRHVDPEAQQKTVKCAVQDYRYKNSIPGHPYLPEKYWLSQEEADKCNPNHLCGNQYNTWKMGPYNCTGWNKCATYLPRLPKEAGMETVVRGMPLVYPPKPERLNAYGNGWWDSGGKCVGQKDGGMETREREVVVNMLNSLSRNKPLPEITPRCGCVDPLPGRLPCQGYESACSGRHCLLGMDYCVAGPPCTERRLRLLRTERPTARSVSPCKHRPGMQCAVITPPPSYYPCPNLRWDTSHFKKTGGAQRNNYVVHPEFVSETYPDYHCR from the exons ATGGAGAGATCT GGCCTGACTCAGACTGTGCAGCGCCATGTGGATCCTGAAGCCCAGCAGAAGACGGTCAAGTGTGCTGTGCAGGACTACCGCTATAAGAATTCCATACCAGGCCACCCCTACTTGCCTGAGAAATACTGGCTGTCTCAAGAGGAAG CAGACAAATGCAACCCAAACCACCTGTGCGGTAACCAGTACAATACATGGAAGATGGGACCTTACAACTGTACGGGCTGGAACAAATGTGCCACATACCTTCCTCGCCTGCCTAAG GAGGCCGGGATGGAGACAGTAGTTCGAGGAATGCCCTTGGTGTACCCTCCTAAGCCGGAGCGACTCAACGCCTACGGTAACGGATGGTGGGACAGTGGAGGAAAATGTGTAGGCCAGAAGGACGGAGGGATGGAGACCCGAG AGCGCGAGGTAGTGGTGAACATGCTGAACTCGCTGTCACGGAACAAGCCGCTGCCAGAGATCACGCCCCGCTGTGGGTGTGTGGACCCGCTGCCGGGCCGCCTGCCCTGCCAGGGTTATGAAAGCGCTTGCTCGGGCCGCCACTGTCTGCTTGGCATGGACTACTGCGTCGCCGGGCCACCATGCACCGAACGTCGCCTGCGGCTTTTGCGCACGGAGCGGCCGACTGCAAG GAGTGTATCGCCCTGCAAGCACCGGCCGGGAATGCAATGTGCTGTTATAACTCCCCCGCCGTCATACTACCCTTGTCCGAACCTTAG ATGGGACACAAGTCACTTCAAGAAGACCGGTGGCGCCCAGAGAAACAACTACGTCGTCCACCCTGAGTTTGTGTCTGAGACCTATCCTGACTACCACTGCCGGTAG
- the SPMIP6 gene encoding sperm microtubule inner protein 6 isoform X3: MFLFSHKTKTPISTYSDSYKDPTSIKEGYKDPPLWAWEANRFVTPGLTQTVQRHVDPEAQQKTVKCAVQDYRYKNSIPGHPYLPEKYWLSQEEADKCNPNHLCGNQYNTWKMGPYNCTGWNKCATYLPRLPKEAGMETVVRGMPLVYPPKPERLNAYEREVVVNMLNSLSRNKPLPEITPRCGCVDPLPGRLPCQGYESACSGRHCLLGMDYCVAGPPCTERRLRLLRTERPTARSVSPCKHRPGMQCAVITPPPSYYPCPNLRWDTSHFKKTGGAQRNNYVVHPEFVSETYPDYHCR; the protein is encoded by the exons ATGTTCCTCTTTTCCCACAAGACTAAGACCCCCATCAGCACCTACAGTGACTCCTACAAGGATCCTACCTCCATCAAGGAGGGCTATAAGGACCCACCTCTGTGGGCCTGGGAAGCCAACAGGTTTGTGACTCCG GGCCTGACTCAGACTGTGCAGCGCCATGTGGATCCTGAAGCCCAGCAGAAGACGGTCAAGTGTGCTGTGCAGGACTACCGCTATAAGAATTCCATACCAGGCCACCCCTACTTGCCTGAGAAATACTGGCTGTCTCAAGAGGAAG CAGACAAATGCAACCCAAACCACCTGTGCGGTAACCAGTACAATACATGGAAGATGGGACCTTACAACTGTACGGGCTGGAACAAATGTGCCACATACCTTCCTCGCCTGCCTAAG GAGGCCGGGATGGAGACAGTAGTTCGAGGAATGCCCTTGGTGTACCCTCCTAAGCCGGAGCGACTCAACGCCTACG AGCGCGAGGTAGTGGTGAACATGCTGAACTCGCTGTCACGGAACAAGCCGCTGCCAGAGATCACGCCCCGCTGTGGGTGTGTGGACCCGCTGCCGGGCCGCCTGCCCTGCCAGGGTTATGAAAGCGCTTGCTCGGGCCGCCACTGTCTGCTTGGCATGGACTACTGCGTCGCCGGGCCACCATGCACCGAACGTCGCCTGCGGCTTTTGCGCACGGAGCGGCCGACTGCAAG GAGTGTATCGCCCTGCAAGCACCGGCCGGGAATGCAATGTGCTGTTATAACTCCCCCGCCGTCATACTACCCTTGTCCGAACCTTAG ATGGGACACAAGTCACTTCAAGAAGACCGGTGGCGCCCAGAGAAACAACTACGTCGTCCACCCTGAGTTTGTGTCTGAGACCTATCCTGACTACCACTGCCGGTAG